A stretch of Electrophorus electricus isolate fEleEle1 chromosome 3, fEleEle1.pri, whole genome shotgun sequence DNA encodes these proteins:
- the yy1b gene encoding transcriptional repressor protein YY1b isoform X1, whose product MASGETLYIETDGSEMPAEIVELHEIEVETIPVETIETTVVGGDDDDEHQPMIALQPLVTDDPSQVHHHQEVILVQTREEVVGGDDSDLRADDGFEDQILIPVPAPGAEEEYIGQTLVTVAGKSSMGRMKKGGGSGKKSGKKSYLSAAESTGRKWEQKQVQIKTLEGEFSVTMWASDDKKDIDHETVVEEQIIGENSPPDYSEYMTGKKLPPGGIPGIDLSDPKQLAEFASPYSHCGGPFGRSSVRMKPRKIKEDDAPRTIACPHKGCTKMFRDNSAMRKHLHTHGPRVHVCAECGKAFVESSKLKRHQLVHTGEKPFQCTFEGCGKRFSLDFNLRTHVRIHTGDRPYVCPFDGCNKKFAQSTNLKSHILTHAKAKNNQ is encoded by the exons ATGGCATCCGGTGAAACCCTGTATATAGAGACAGATGGCTCAGAGATGCCGGCTGAAATAGTCGAACTTCACGAAATAGAAGTGGAGACTATTCCTGTGGAAACTATTGAGACTACGGTCGTCGgtggtgacgacgacgacgaaCATCAGCCCATGATTGCCTTGCAACCGCTTGTAACGGACGACCCAAGTCAGGTtcatcaccatcaagaagtgaTTCTCGTACAAACACGAGAAGAGGTAGTCGGCGGAGACGATTCAGACCTCCGTGCGGACGATGGATTTGAAGACCAAATTCTTATACCTGTCCCTGCACCGGGCGCAGAAGAGGAATACATTGGACAGACTCTGGTTACTGTTGCAGGGAAAAGCTCTATGGGGCGGATGAAGAAGGGGGGAGGTAGTGGAAAGAAATCAGGTAAAAAGAGCTATTTAAGTGCTGCAGAATCCACCGGCAGGAAATGGGAGCAAAAACAGGTGCAAATAAAGACGCTGGAAGGAGAATTCTCCGTTACAATGTGGGCATCAG atgacAAGAAGGACATTGACCATGAAACTGTGGTGGAGGAACAGATTATTGGAGAAAACTCTCCTCCAGACTACTCTGAATATATGACAGGAAAGAAGCTCCCACCCGGTGGCATTCCAGGAATCGACCTCTCAGATCCCAAACAGCTTGCAGAGTTTGCCAG TCCCTACAGTCACTGTGGCGGCCCTTTTGGTCGCAGCTCAGTACG AATGAAACCACGGAAGATTAAAGAGGATGACGCACCCAGAACGATAGCCTGTCCCCACAAA GGATGCACTAAGATGTTCAGGGATAACTCTGCAATGAGGAAGCACTTACATACCCATGGGCCCCGGGTTCATGTGTGCGCTGAGTGTGGAAAAGCCTTTGTGGAGAGCTCCAAACTAAAGCGCCACCAACTCGTTCACACTGGAGAAAAGCCTTTCCAG TGCACTTTTGAAGGCTGTGGGAAACGCTTTTCGCTGGACTTTAACCTTCGCACACATGTGCGGATTCACACCGGTGACCGCCCATACGTCTGTCCATTTGATGGCTGCAATAAAAAGTTTGCTCAGTCCACCAACCTCAAGTCACACATCTTAACGCATGCAAAAGCCAAAAACAACCAATGA
- the evlb gene encoding enah/Vasp-like b isoform X2 has protein sequence MDINVQSHRFYIQQIYCDASSQVTEYKISEQSICQARASVMVYDDTSKKWVPIKPGQQGFSRINIYHNTANNTFRVVGVKLQDQQVVINYSIVKGLKYNQATPTFHQWRDARQVYGLNFASKEEATTFSNAMLFALNVLSTQDGGPAVQRQVQNGPTTEDLDVQRRQMEIQQQQQMQAHIDRERRSSNSGSPFQGHPTVLSVAPPTVAPPSMPMGGPCPPPPPPPAPPGPPPPFGGAPPPPPPPLPMVGGGYGGHGTPHDEPQAPTGLAAMIAGAKLRRVQRPEDSSGSGAKNDANRTSGGSGGLMEEMNALLARRRKAADQSEKIGDGQNDDPNSSSPMSRGQSASDGAKKPWDRANSAERSSLVSRVRPVGSNNDTDALDFDRMKQIITYLYACIN, from the exons cGAGCAGAGCATTTGCCAGGCCCGAGCTTCGGTGATGGTTTACGATGACACCAGCAAGAAGTGGGTGCCCATCAAGCCAGGCCAGCAGGGCTTCAGCCGCATCAATATCTACCACAACACTGCCAACAACACCTTCCGTGTGGTGGGGGTCAAGCTGCAGGACCAACAG GTCGTCATTAACTACTCTATTGTGAAGGGACTTAAGTACAATCAGGCCACTCCGACCTTTCACCAGTGGCGTGACGCCAGGCAGGTGTACGGACTCAACTTTGCCAGTAAGGAGGAGGCTACCACGTTCTCCAATGCCATGCTCTTCGCCCTCAACGTGCTGAGCACTCAGGATGGAG GTCCAGCGGTGCAGCGCCAGGTACAGAATGGACCCACAACAGAGGACCTGGATGTGCAGAGAAG GCAGATGGAGatacagcaacagcagcagatgCAGGCACACATAGACAGAGAGCGACGATCATCCAACTCAG GTTCCCCATTTCAGGGCCATCCCACCGTGCTCTCTGTGGCTCCTCCAACTGTAGCTCCGCCCTCCATGCCAATGGGAGGACCGTGCCCgcctccccctcctccacctgcacctcctGGGCCTCCACCGCCCTTCGGAGgggctcctcctccacctccgccACCTCTGCCCATGGTTGGAGGTGGTTATGGTGGCCATGGGACACCGCACGATGAGCCGCAGGCCCCCACCGGCCTTGCAGCCATGATCGCGGGAGCCAAACTGCGTAGAGTGCAAAGG CCTGAGGACAGCTCAGGATCTGGAGCCAAAAACGACGCCAACCGGACTAGTGGAGGTAGCGGAGGTTTAATGGAGGAGATGAACGCCCTGCTTGCACGAAG ACGAAAAGCCGCAGACCAGTCTGAGAAAATCGGAGATGGCCAAAAT GATGATCCCAATTCCTCCTCACCCATGTCTAGAGGACAGAGTGCCTCAG ATGGCGCAAAGAAGCCGTGGGACCGAGCCAATTCTGCAGAGAGGTCATCATTGGTATCTAG GGTTCGGCCTGTGGGAAGTAACAATGACACAGACGCTTTAGACTTTGACAGAATGAAACAG ATTATTACCTACCTGTATGCCTGTATAAATTAA
- the yy1b gene encoding transcriptional repressor protein YY1b isoform X2: MASGETLYIETDGSEMPAEIVELHEIEVETIPVETIETTVVGGDDDDEHQPMIALQPLVTDDPSQVHHHQEVILVQTREEVVGGDDSDLRADDGFEDQILIPVPAPGAEEEYIGQTLVTVAGKSSMGRMKKGGGSGKKSGKKSYLSAAESTGRKWEQKQVQIKTLEGEFSVTMWASDDKKDIDHETVVEEQIIGENSPPDYSEYMTGKKLPPGGIPGIDLSDPKQLAEFARMKPRKIKEDDAPRTIACPHKGCTKMFRDNSAMRKHLHTHGPRVHVCAECGKAFVESSKLKRHQLVHTGEKPFQCTFEGCGKRFSLDFNLRTHVRIHTGDRPYVCPFDGCNKKFAQSTNLKSHILTHAKAKNNQ; the protein is encoded by the exons ATGGCATCCGGTGAAACCCTGTATATAGAGACAGATGGCTCAGAGATGCCGGCTGAAATAGTCGAACTTCACGAAATAGAAGTGGAGACTATTCCTGTGGAAACTATTGAGACTACGGTCGTCGgtggtgacgacgacgacgaaCATCAGCCCATGATTGCCTTGCAACCGCTTGTAACGGACGACCCAAGTCAGGTtcatcaccatcaagaagtgaTTCTCGTACAAACACGAGAAGAGGTAGTCGGCGGAGACGATTCAGACCTCCGTGCGGACGATGGATTTGAAGACCAAATTCTTATACCTGTCCCTGCACCGGGCGCAGAAGAGGAATACATTGGACAGACTCTGGTTACTGTTGCAGGGAAAAGCTCTATGGGGCGGATGAAGAAGGGGGGAGGTAGTGGAAAGAAATCAGGTAAAAAGAGCTATTTAAGTGCTGCAGAATCCACCGGCAGGAAATGGGAGCAAAAACAGGTGCAAATAAAGACGCTGGAAGGAGAATTCTCCGTTACAATGTGGGCATCAG atgacAAGAAGGACATTGACCATGAAACTGTGGTGGAGGAACAGATTATTGGAGAAAACTCTCCTCCAGACTACTCTGAATATATGACAGGAAAGAAGCTCCCACCCGGTGGCATTCCAGGAATCGACCTCTCAGATCCCAAACAGCTTGCAGAGTTTGCCAG AATGAAACCACGGAAGATTAAAGAGGATGACGCACCCAGAACGATAGCCTGTCCCCACAAA GGATGCACTAAGATGTTCAGGGATAACTCTGCAATGAGGAAGCACTTACATACCCATGGGCCCCGGGTTCATGTGTGCGCTGAGTGTGGAAAAGCCTTTGTGGAGAGCTCCAAACTAAAGCGCCACCAACTCGTTCACACTGGAGAAAAGCCTTTCCAG TGCACTTTTGAAGGCTGTGGGAAACGCTTTTCGCTGGACTTTAACCTTCGCACACATGTGCGGATTCACACCGGTGACCGCCCATACGTCTGTCCATTTGATGGCTGCAATAAAAAGTTTGCTCAGTCCACCAACCTCAAGTCACACATCTTAACGCATGCAAAAGCCAAAAACAACCAATGA
- the evlb gene encoding enah/Vasp-like b isoform X1 — MDINVQSHRFYIQQIYCDASSQVTEYKISEQSICQARASVMVYDDTSKKWVPIKPGQQGFSRINIYHNTANNTFRVVGVKLQDQQVVINYSIVKGLKYNQATPTFHQWRDARQVYGLNFASKEEATTFSNAMLFALNVLSTQDGGPAVQRQVQNGPTTEDLDVQRRQMEIQQQQQMQAHIDRERRSSNSGSPFQGHPTVLSVAPPTVAPPSMPMGGPCPPPPPPPAPPGPPPPFGGAPPPPPPPLPMVGGGYGGHGTPHDEPQAPTGLAAMIAGAKLRRVQRPEDSSGSGAKNDANRTSGGSGGLMEEMNALLARRRKAADQSEKIGDGQNDDPNSSSPMSRGQSASDGAKKPWDRANSAERSSLVSRVRPVGSNNDTDALDFDRMKQEILEEVVRELHKVKDEIIDAIRHELSRISTT, encoded by the exons cGAGCAGAGCATTTGCCAGGCCCGAGCTTCGGTGATGGTTTACGATGACACCAGCAAGAAGTGGGTGCCCATCAAGCCAGGCCAGCAGGGCTTCAGCCGCATCAATATCTACCACAACACTGCCAACAACACCTTCCGTGTGGTGGGGGTCAAGCTGCAGGACCAACAG GTCGTCATTAACTACTCTATTGTGAAGGGACTTAAGTACAATCAGGCCACTCCGACCTTTCACCAGTGGCGTGACGCCAGGCAGGTGTACGGACTCAACTTTGCCAGTAAGGAGGAGGCTACCACGTTCTCCAATGCCATGCTCTTCGCCCTCAACGTGCTGAGCACTCAGGATGGAG GTCCAGCGGTGCAGCGCCAGGTACAGAATGGACCCACAACAGAGGACCTGGATGTGCAGAGAAG GCAGATGGAGatacagcaacagcagcagatgCAGGCACACATAGACAGAGAGCGACGATCATCCAACTCAG GTTCCCCATTTCAGGGCCATCCCACCGTGCTCTCTGTGGCTCCTCCAACTGTAGCTCCGCCCTCCATGCCAATGGGAGGACCGTGCCCgcctccccctcctccacctgcacctcctGGGCCTCCACCGCCCTTCGGAGgggctcctcctccacctccgccACCTCTGCCCATGGTTGGAGGTGGTTATGGTGGCCATGGGACACCGCACGATGAGCCGCAGGCCCCCACCGGCCTTGCAGCCATGATCGCGGGAGCCAAACTGCGTAGAGTGCAAAGG CCTGAGGACAGCTCAGGATCTGGAGCCAAAAACGACGCCAACCGGACTAGTGGAGGTAGCGGAGGTTTAATGGAGGAGATGAACGCCCTGCTTGCACGAAG ACGAAAAGCCGCAGACCAGTCTGAGAAAATCGGAGATGGCCAAAAT GATGATCCCAATTCCTCCTCACCCATGTCTAGAGGACAGAGTGCCTCAG ATGGCGCAAAGAAGCCGTGGGACCGAGCCAATTCTGCAGAGAGGTCATCATTGGTATCTAG GGTTCGGCCTGTGGGAAGTAACAATGACACAGACGCTTTAGACTTTGACAGAATGAAACAG GAAATCTTGGAAGAAGTTGTTCGTGAATTGCACAAGGTGAAAGATGAAATTATTGAtg CCATTAGACATGAACTTAGTAGAATTAGCACGACATAA
- the evlb gene encoding enah/Vasp-like b isoform X3, with translation MSEQSICQARASVMVYDDTSKKWVPIKPGQQGFSRINIYHNTANNTFRVVGVKLQDQQVVINYSIVKGLKYNQATPTFHQWRDARQVYGLNFASKEEATTFSNAMLFALNVLSTQDGGPAVQRQVQNGPTTEDLDVQRRQMEIQQQQQMQAHIDRERRSSNSGSPFQGHPTVLSVAPPTVAPPSMPMGGPCPPPPPPPAPPGPPPPFGGAPPPPPPPLPMVGGGYGGHGTPHDEPQAPTGLAAMIAGAKLRRVQRPEDSSGSGAKNDANRTSGGSGGLMEEMNALLARRRKAADQSEKIGDGQNDDPNSSSPMSRGQSASDGAKKPWDRANSAERSSLVSRVRPVGSNNDTDALDFDRMKQEILEEVVRELHKVKDEIIDAIRHELSRISTT, from the exons cGAGCAGAGCATTTGCCAGGCCCGAGCTTCGGTGATGGTTTACGATGACACCAGCAAGAAGTGGGTGCCCATCAAGCCAGGCCAGCAGGGCTTCAGCCGCATCAATATCTACCACAACACTGCCAACAACACCTTCCGTGTGGTGGGGGTCAAGCTGCAGGACCAACAG GTCGTCATTAACTACTCTATTGTGAAGGGACTTAAGTACAATCAGGCCACTCCGACCTTTCACCAGTGGCGTGACGCCAGGCAGGTGTACGGACTCAACTTTGCCAGTAAGGAGGAGGCTACCACGTTCTCCAATGCCATGCTCTTCGCCCTCAACGTGCTGAGCACTCAGGATGGAG GTCCAGCGGTGCAGCGCCAGGTACAGAATGGACCCACAACAGAGGACCTGGATGTGCAGAGAAG GCAGATGGAGatacagcaacagcagcagatgCAGGCACACATAGACAGAGAGCGACGATCATCCAACTCAG GTTCCCCATTTCAGGGCCATCCCACCGTGCTCTCTGTGGCTCCTCCAACTGTAGCTCCGCCCTCCATGCCAATGGGAGGACCGTGCCCgcctccccctcctccacctgcacctcctGGGCCTCCACCGCCCTTCGGAGgggctcctcctccacctccgccACCTCTGCCCATGGTTGGAGGTGGTTATGGTGGCCATGGGACACCGCACGATGAGCCGCAGGCCCCCACCGGCCTTGCAGCCATGATCGCGGGAGCCAAACTGCGTAGAGTGCAAAGG CCTGAGGACAGCTCAGGATCTGGAGCCAAAAACGACGCCAACCGGACTAGTGGAGGTAGCGGAGGTTTAATGGAGGAGATGAACGCCCTGCTTGCACGAAG ACGAAAAGCCGCAGACCAGTCTGAGAAAATCGGAGATGGCCAAAAT GATGATCCCAATTCCTCCTCACCCATGTCTAGAGGACAGAGTGCCTCAG ATGGCGCAAAGAAGCCGTGGGACCGAGCCAATTCTGCAGAGAGGTCATCATTGGTATCTAG GGTTCGGCCTGTGGGAAGTAACAATGACACAGACGCTTTAGACTTTGACAGAATGAAACAG GAAATCTTGGAAGAAGTTGTTCGTGAATTGCACAAGGTGAAAGATGAAATTATTGAtg CCATTAGACATGAACTTAGTAGAATTAGCACGACATAA